A single Oryza brachyantha chromosome 8, ObraRS2, whole genome shotgun sequence DNA region contains:
- the LOC102722414 gene encoding probable galactinol--sucrose galactosyltransferase 1 gives MTVGAGVAVQDGSLVALGATVLTEVHDNVLVTPAAGAGMTSGAFVGVRSAPAGSRSVFPVGKLRDLRFMCTFRFKMWWMTQRMGTSGRDVPFETQFLIVEAAAADGSHLAGDGAAVYTVFLPILEGSFRAVLQGNSDDELEICLESGDPDVESFEGTHLVFVGAGSDPFEVITDSVKAVERHLQTFSHREKKKMPDMLNWFGWCTWDAFYTDVTSDGVKEGLQSLGKGGTAPKFVIIDDGWQSVSMDPAGIASLADNSANFANRLTHIKENHKFQLNGRKDHREENPANGLAHIVSEIKGKHELKYVYMWHAITGYWGGVRPGVDGMEHYESKMQYPVSSPGVQKNEPCDALNSITANGLGLVNPDKVFSFYNELHAYLASAGIDGVKVDVQNILETLGAGHGGRVLLARKYHQALEASIARNFRNNGIICCMSHNTDNLYSSKRSAVVRASDDFWPRDPASHTIHIASVAYNTVFLGEFMQPDWDMFHSVHPMAEYHAAARAVGGCAIYVSDKPGNHDFNLLKKLVLPDGSILRAKLPGRPTRDCLFSDPARDGKSILKIWNLNEHSGVIGAFNCQGAGWCQVGKKNLVHDEQPATVTGAISAHDVHHLANVAADGWNGDVIVYSHVGGEVTCLPKNASLPVTLKTREYEVFTVVPLKQLANGVSFAPVGLIRMFNSGGAVTGVRHVGDAGVELRLRGSGTTGAYSSARPARVAINSEAAEFSYDDGCGLVTFELAVPEQELYSWTVSIEY, from the exons atgacgGTGGGAGCAGGGGTCGCGGTGCAGGACGGCAGCCTGGTGGCGCTGGGTGCCACGGTCCTGACGGAGGTGCACGACAATGTCCTCGtgacgccggccgccggcgccggcatgaCGAGCGGCGCGTTCGTCGGAGTCCGGTCGGCCCCCGCCGGCAGCCGCAGCGTCTTCCCCGTCGGGAAGCTCAG AGACCTGAGGTTCATGTGCACGTTCCGGTTCAAGATGTGGTGGATGACGCAGAGGATGGGGACGTCAGGCCGCGACGTCCCCTTCGAGACGCAGTTCCTCATcgtcgaggccgccgccgccgacgggtcacacctcgccggcgacggcgccgccgtgtaCACCGTGTTCCTCCCGATCTTGGAGGGATCGTTCCGAGCCGTGCTTCAGGGGAACTCTGATGATGAGCTTGAGATTTGCCTGGAGAGTG GTGACCCGGATGTGGAATCATTTGAAGGAACGCATCTAGTTTTCGTCGGTGCCGGATCGGATCCATTCGAAGTCATCACGGATTCTGTCAA AGCCGTTGAGAGGCACTTGCAGACGTTCTCTCACAGGGAAAAGAAGAAG ATGCCAGATATGCTAAACTGGTTTGGCTGGTGCACATGGGATGCGTTTTATACTGATGTTACTTCAGATGGAGTGAAGGAAGGATTACAGAG TCTAGGAAAAGGTGGAACTGCCCCTAAATTTGTGATAATTGATGATGGATGGCAATCAGTTAGTATGGATCCTGCAGGAATTGCATCACTGGCTGATAATTCAGCCAA CTTTGCAAACAGGCTGACTCATATAAAGGAGAACCACAAGTTTCAGCTAAACGGGAGGAAGGATCACAGGGAAGAGAATCCAGCAAATGGCCTTGCACACATTGTCAGTGAAATTAAGGGCAAACATGAACTGAA atatgTTTATATGTGGCACGCAATTACCGGATACTGGGGTGGAGTAAGGCCCGGGGTTGATGGGATGGAGCACTACGAGTCGAAGATGCAGTACCCGGTGTCATCACCGGGAGTTCAGAAGAACGAACCCTGTGACGCTCTGAACAGCATCACGGCCAATGGCCTTGGCCTTGTGAACCCTGACAAAGTGTTCAGTTTCTACAACGAGCTACATGCATACCTTGCGTCAGCTGGGATCGATGGAGTGAAAGTAGATGTTCAGAACATTCTTGAGACACTTGGTGCTGGCCATGGTGGAAGAGTGCTTCTGGCCAGGAAGTATCACCAGGCTCTAGAAGCTTCCATTGCCCGGAATTTCCGCAACAACGGCATCATATGCTGCATGAGCCACAACACGGACAACCTGTACAG TTCTAAAAGGAGTGCAGTTGTGAGAGCTTCTGATGATTTCTGGCCTAGAGACCCTGCCTCCCATACTATACAcattgcatctgttgcatacAATACAGTCTTTCTTGGAGAATTCATGCAACCAGACTGGGACATGTTCCAT AGCGTTCACCCAATGGCTGAATACCATGCCGCTGCAAGAGCAGTCGGTGGCTGTGCCATATATGTCAG TGACAAGCCTGGGAACCATGACTTCAATTTGCTGAAGAAGCTTGTTCTTCCTGACGGATCGATCCTGAGAGCCAAACTTCCTGGCAGACCGACCAGAGACTGCCTGTTCTCAGACCCTGCAAGGGATGGCAAGAG TATCCTGAAGATATGGAATCTGAACGAGCATTCCGGTGTGATCGGTGCCTTCAATTGCCAGGGCGCAGGCTGGTGCCAGGTAGGGAAGAAGAACCTCGTCCATGACGAGCAGCCGGCCACTGTCACCGGCGCCATTAGTGCGCATGATGTGCATCACCTCGCAAACGTCGCTGCTGATGGCTGGAACGGCGACGTGATCGTGTACTCACACGTCGGAG gAGAAGTGACTTGCCTGCCCAAGAACGCATCTTTGCCGGTGACACTGAAGACGCGGGAGTACGAGGTCTTCACCGTCGTTCCTCTCAAGCAGCTCGCCAATGGCGTCTCCTTCGCGCCGGTCGGCCTGATCAGGATGTTCAACTCCGGCGGGGCGGTGACAGGCGTGAGGCACGTCGGGGACGCCGGCGTTGAGCTCAGGCTCCGTGGCTCCGGGACGACCGGGGCCTACTCCtcggcgaggccggcgagggtggcgaTCAACTCAGAGGCGGCTGAGTTCTCCTACGACGATGGCTGTGGCTTGGTCACGTTCGAGCTCGCCGTGCCGGAGCAGGAGCTCTACTCCTGGACCGTGTCAATCGAGTACTGA
- the LOC102722138 gene encoding BTB/POZ domain-containing protein At1g55760, whose product MSDGARVEAAPRLAQWRVDVLPCYTYRKSEPFRIGLWNWYLSVERNNKQTCVKVFAELSNSAKNSTPAPIASFVAKLLISFPPNQKTIIHPGIFDKPLKHDGFVWAIDSTVTGRFVIEIEFLDLKIADPSGGEPASIWASRQIKQSSDNTALSSLARMLQESILTDITINATDGSIMAHRAILASRSPVFRSMFSHDLKEKELSTVDISDMSLEACQAFLNYIYGDLRSEEFLTHRLALLRAADKYDICDLKEACHESLLEDIDTKNVLERLQMAHLYQLPKLKDGCLRFLVDFRKVYEMQDDFKVFLQTADRDIIAEIFQGVLATWSGR is encoded by the exons ATGAGCGACGGGGCGCgggtggaggcggcgccgcggctcGCGCAATGGCGCGTCGACGTGCTCCCTTGCTACACCTACCGCAAGTCCGAGCCCTTCCGCATCGGCCTCTGGAACTG GTACCTATCTGTGGAGAGAAACAACAAGCAAACTTGTGTTAAGGTCTTTGCGGAGTTATCGAACTCTGCCAAGAACTCAACCCCAGCACCTATTGCTTCCTTCGTCGCAAAACTTCTCATATCTTTTCCTCCAAATCAGAAGACCATAATTCATCCAG GAATTTTTGATAAGCCGCTGAAACACGACGGTTTTGTGTGGGCAATTGATAGTACTGTTACAGGAAGATTTGTGATTGAGATAGAGTTTCTTGACCTGAAAATTGCAGACCCATCT GGTGGTGAACCAGCCTCAATTTGGGCCTCCCGCCAAATCAAGCAATCTTCAGACAATACTGCACTCTCATCCCTGGCAAGAATGCTGCAAGAAAGCATCCTCACCGACATCACTATCAACGCGACCGACGGCAGCATTATGGCCCACCGCGCAATCCTGGCCAGCCGTTCCCCTGTCTTCAGGAGCATGTTCTCACACGACCTCAAGGAGAAAGAGCTCTCGACGGTCGACATCTCGGACATGTCCCTTGAAGCATGCCAGGCTTTCCTCAACTACATATACGGCGATCTGCGCAGCGAAGAGTTCCTCACCCACAGGTTAGCCCTTCTCAGAGCTGCTGATAAGTACGACATCTGCGATCTTAAGGAGGCATGCCATGAGAGCTTGTTGGAGGACATCGACACCAAGAATGTGCTGGAGAGGCTTCAGATGGCGCACCTGTATCAACTGCCGAAGCTCAAGGACGGCTGCTTGAGGTTCCTTGTGGATTTCAGGAAGGTATATGAAATGCAGGATGATTTCAAGGTGTTCCTCCAGACTGCAGACAGGGATATCATAGCTGAAATCTTCCAAGGTGTTCTTGCAACATGGAGTGGACGATAG